A stretch of the Sulfurimonas sp. HSL3-1 genome encodes the following:
- a CDS encoding 4Fe-4S dicluster domain-containing protein — MAVIIDDKCITCDACLQVCPVNAIVDDSDNPTGEKRYYVQPEKCVECVGIYDDPQCAAICPSIGTITWDMPFTPEFEEHFLNGEIYKLGEKNGKLKTPSFRKKKFREDIPVEDRGVGRLVEEEPEELNEAG, encoded by the coding sequence ATGGCTGTAATTATTGATGACAAATGTATCACCTGCGACGCCTGTCTGCAAGTCTGCCCGGTCAATGCGATTGTAGACGATTCGGATAACCCTACCGGCGAGAAGCGCTACTACGTCCAGCCTGAAAAGTGTGTTGAGTGTGTCGGGATCTACGACGATCCGCAGTGTGCCGCGATCTGCCCGAGCATCGGTACGATTACCTGGGACATGCCGTTCACACCGGAATTCGAAGAGCATTTCCTCAACGGAGAGATCTACAAACTCGGCGAAAAGAACGGCAAGCTCAAAACGCCGTCTTTCCGTAAAAAGAAATTCCGCGAGGACATCCCGGTTGAAGACCGCGGTGTCGGCAGACTGGTCGAGGAAGAGCCAGAAGAGCTGAACGAGGCGGGTTGA